In Fibrobacter sp. UWH6, the genomic stretch GTCCCTTCACCTTGAAGTTTTCCAGTTTTTCTTCCAGCATCTTACCAATGGCATTCAACTCTTCTTCGGTATAATCCGCAGTCTGAGCCTCGTGATCATTAAGAATATCGCCAATGGAAGGAACCTTATATTCGTCATAAACTTCTGTGGGATCCGGCTGCGGAATAGGGGCAGCCTTACAACCGTTCAATGTTCCACCCAAAGAGTCTTCAGACGCAACAAAGCCCTCGCCATCGTCTTCGGCGCCATCGTCAGCACCATAAACTACAGGGGCACAGGTTTCATCACGTCCACCATCACCACCAAGCAGCGATTCCGGATCAAAAGACGGAGTCAAAGTTTTTTCAGCAGCATCATCCGCTTCGGCAGCAACGCCCGCCACTCTTGTCGGTTCGGGATCAGCAACAGGAACATCCACAATAGCTTCTGTAGCCATGGAAGGCTTTCCGTCTTCACGACGGACATCACCCTTTACCTGCATGCGGCCGCGATGTTCCTTTTCCCAGGCAATCACTTCGCGGGCCCTGCGCAGAGCGGCAATACGGTCCTTCACCTCTACGATTTCAAGGGCGTTCATATTGCGTCCATTGACACGCAGATATTCCTCAAGTCGGCGAATTTCAGGATCTTCGTCCATATTGTATTCACCAGCCACATTCATGGTCGGTTCTGGCAGAGGTTCCGGAGCAATTTCCACCGGATTACGAACAACAGGATTTTCCTGGGTGGGCGTTGCGGGCACGGGAGCCACGCCGTCCATCGTTCCCAGCCAGTTGTTGCGGCCGCTAAAGGGAACAACCTTCCCCTTCCTGCGAATCTTAAATTCATCGGGTTGCAGCATAACCGTGTTGTCGTCCATATAGGCGCCCTTGGGCAAAACCCCGGCATCTACGGCGCGGTCCAAATCAGCGCCCCTCGACCTTTTCATGGAAATGTTGCTCTGGGTACCTGACGCATCCACCACCTCACCTTCCAGCGGTTCCTTTTTCCTGAAAGTATTCTGGATCCATTTCGTACCCTGCACAATGAAATAAAAATGCCTCGGGCGAAGTCCAAAAGAAAGCACAAGGATCAGCAAGAACGTTACAGCCAGAATAATCAAGGGCGCAATGCAGGACTCAGCACCAAAAACCGGAATGGCGATATTCTGGGTAAAAAATTGTCCAAGTATGCCACCGCTCAAGGCGAGCACGTCTTCGGAAACCTGGGCAAGGCCATAGTTTTTAAGAGCAAGCAGGAACGACAGATCCAGGGAAATCAATGTCAGGCCAAGTCCATAGCGAATCAAACGGCCCCGAATTCCCGAAAAGGCAAGACCAAGCCCCCACAGAATCAGGGACACCGTAAAGAAAAGCACAGAGACCTTGCCAAACAGCAAAGTCACCCCATCCGGAATCATCTTGCCTAGATAAGGGCCCAACCAGTTACCGTGTGTTCCGCTATAGACAGAACTTACGCAACCCAAAAGAAGCAGAACGCCTATGGCAAAAAGAAACCAACCGCCAAGAACTAGGCCAAAGCCCTGACCATCATCGACCGGATTAGTCGAACTAGACTTTCCCTTTTTATTCCCCTTGGAACCCCTCTTAGAGCCAGAAGTTTTTCTTTGTGTAGCCAAAAATGCCTCCGCAAATTTTACCGCTAAAATATACTCACTTTTCATGACACAAAAGTGTCAATCCTTTCCATCTTATTATCTTTATTTCTATGGAAGAGAAAAATTCAAGGAACGAACAAAAACAAATCAAGATTTCCAAGAGAATCAAGAAGGTCGCCTCGGGCCTTTTGATATCGGCCTTCTTTGTTTTTATCATTCTTATTTTCGGAAGCACCCAGAACGACATTACGGGCATGACCCGCAACGGTGCAGAATCCCTTGAAAATATTTTTTACGATTTATTCTTCAAGGGCGTTACAAATACCAAGGACGAAGAAGATGAACAGGTAGACGACAAGATTTCCCTGGAAAACAATTCCGACCCCAACATCATCATCGTAGATATCGACGAACCCTCCCTGGCAAAGCTTGGCCCTTATAACGAATGGGACCGTTCCATCCACGCCAACGTGGTCCGCCACCTGAACGAAGGCGGCGCTTCGGCCATCGGCTTTGATATCTTGCTAAAAAGTGCAGACTTTGGATCCAAGAAGGCAGGACAGGTAAACACCCTCCTATCAAACATTAGCCCCAAAAGCAACTGGGATTCCCTAAAGCCTAGCATCAGGGCTTTCTTCAACTACGATTCCATGCTGGTCGCAGCCATCAAGGCTGGCGGCAACTCCATCGTATGCGACATGTTCGATGACGCCAAATCCTACAAGCACGAATCCCAGTGGCGCCCCCTCAGTTCCAAGGAACGTGCCGACGAAGTTGGATATAGTTCGGTATTCCGCAACGACCAGATTGACAAAATTGACCAGGTAGAACCCAAGGAACTGCTAGACAATATTTTCCCGGAACTGGCCCAGGCAGGAACCAAGCTAGGATCCGTGAACGCCTATCCGGACCTTGATGGCGTTGTTCGCCGAGTCTCCATGCTGTACCGCTTCCCCAGTCCGGAACTCTATCCCGACGACACCAGCATGGTTTACTCCACCATGTCGCTGATGACCATCCTCCATCTATTCGGTCAAAAACCCGAAAACGTCCAGATCAAGATGGGGCAATACATCGACCTAGGCAAGCCCTTTGGCATCTACCGCGATTCTGCAGGTATATACCACACCACCTACCCCAACTTCAGCTACCCCATGTTCCTGGCGTTGCACAGCGCCCTAGCCGATGCAGATTTCCAGAAAAAGGCTGCCAAGGACTTTATCGACATTTCGTCCAAGATTGTGGCCCGCAAGGATAGCCAGGGCCAGCTGACCTTCGAAATTTTTGAGGGCCAGTACCTGAACGAAAGACTTTCCCAGGAACTGCTGAACATCTCAGAAGAAACCTTGGCCATGGTCAAGGAAGACGCCCCCGTAAACCTGAACTACGGCATGACCCTGAGTTTCGACGACGAAGACAATTCCGGAAATCGATTCATTTTAAACGACCCCGAAGAAGGCGACGACATTATCATCAACCGATACATCGTCAAGACAATCCAGTACTTCCAGGACTCCATTCAGCGGATTCCCGCAAACAGGTCCATTCACCTTTCCATGGATATGGACATCCGATATGACAGGTCTACCAAAAAGTGGAAATCCAATCAGCTAATCCTGTCCGACGAAGTCATCCGCGACATCAAGCTTACAGAAAATCTGGCCATCAAGAACCTCGCCCCCGGCGAAGAAATGCGTTTCGGCCCCGTCAAGCGAGTTCCAATCGACAAATTCGGCCGTTACCAGGTCAACTACAAAGGCCATTACAAAACAACAGTGGGCCAGAGGACCTTCCAGCACCTTTCCTATTATGACGTATCCAACGGCCGTGTCGACCCCTCACTTTACCAGGGAAAAATTTTCATCCTGGGTTCTGCCGCGGCGGCCCTATTCGACTTTGTGTCCGGCCCCCACGAAGAAAACTATCCCGCCGTGCTGATCCATGCCACCATCATCAAGAACATTCTGGATGGGGACTACGTCACTACCCTCAGCGAACACAAGCAGCAGATTATCGTCTTGCTTCTTGCCGTATTCAGCCTGTTAATCGGCCTTTGCTTCAAGAGCAACATTTCTGTGCCGATTTCCTTGCTGTCAATGATTATCTACACCTACGTCGCCTACAATTTCTTTGACCACGGGCTTTACATCGGTGTATCGAGACCTCTATCGACCATGCTGCTCATCAACATTACCACGCTGGTGGTGCAGTTCTATTTCGAAAACAAGGAAAAACGATTCATCAACGATGCGTTCAAGCAGTACATCTCTCCGGCACTGATCGACGCCATGGTGAACAACGAAATTATGCCCACCCTCGGTGGTGAAAAGTCTAACATTACCGCCTACTTTACCGACATCGCCAGCTTCTCCACCTTCTCCGAAAAGATTGGCGACCCGCGAAAACTAGTTGATTTGCTGAACGAATACCTGACCGCCATGACCGACACGCTCCTTCAGAACGAAGGCACTCTGGACAAGTATGAAGGTGACGCCATTATCGCATTCTTCGGAGCGCCCATGCCTCTAGAAAACCACGCCCAGAGCGCCTGCGATACAGCCGTGGACATGCAGCGCAAACTGAAGATGCTCCGTAAGAAATGGGCCAGCGAAGGAAACAAGTGGCCAAAGATCGTCCATGACATGCACATGAGAATCGGTATCAATTCCGGCGACATCGTTACCGGCAATATGGGTTCTACCATGCGTAAGAACTACACCATGATGGGTGACGCCGTGAACCTGGCCGCCCGTCTAGAAAGTGCAGCCAAGCAGTACGGAGCCTACATTCAAATCAGCGAAGATACCGAACAGCAGCTGGACAAGTCCAGATTCATCTACCGTTCGCTGGATACAATCCGCGTTGTGGGTAAGAGTCAGCCTGTAAAGACTTTCGAACTGCTGGAACACGTCGGTTGCGAAAACGAAAGCCAACTGCAGCAATTGGTAAAGCTCTGGGAAGAAGCCCGCCAATATTACCTAGCCATGAAATGGGACACCGCCCTGCAGATGTTCAATATGTGTCTAGAACTGGAGCCCCACCACCCAGACCGCGACCCGGGAAGCAAGACCACCCCCTCCCACGTGTACATCGAACGTTGCATTGCCTACAAGCAGCACCCCCCTGTCACCGAAGGCGAAGAATGGGACGGCGTATTTACAGCAACAGAGAAGTAAACGTCTAGGCTTAGTGCATTCCCATTATGCATAAAAAGACCCCGGTTAAAACCGAGGTCTTTTTTTTGAAAGTTTGAGTTACCGGCGCAGCCGGATTCCTGACTAATTCAATTCAATATTATCAATGAGGCGGGTCTTGCCGAAGAAGGCAGCAACCAGGATGACAACCTTATCTTCGGGAGCCAGCATTCCTGCAGAGAACTTCTGCAGAGTCTTCTGGTTCACCACTTCTACGAACTGCACGGTACCGCGAGCGGCCAAGATGGACTTCAGGACAAAGTCACGAAGCTTAGCAACGCTACGTTCACCAGCATCGAAAGCGTCCTTAGCCTGCTTCAAGCCACCGCTAATACCCAGTGCGCGAGCCTTTTCTTCTTCGCTCAGGTATTCGTTACGGCTAGAAAGAGCCAAGCCGGATTCTTCACGGACAATCTTCACGCGGTGAATCTGGATATCGAAGTTCAGATCCTTCACCATGCGTTCAATCAGGAACACCTGCTGATAATCCTTTTCGCCAAAGTAGGCGTGATGGGCACCGGAAATCAGGAACAGCTTGGAAACCACGGTGAGCACGCCACGGAAATGGCCCGGACGGTAGGCACCGCAATACATGCTTTCCAAAGTTTCGTCGCGGACCATGGTCAAAGGATCGCCATCCGGATACATTTCTGCAACGGAGGGTGCGAACACATAGTCGGCACCGATAGATTCGGCCAGCTTGGCGTCAGCTTCGAGACGCTTGGGATACTTGTCCAAGTCCTCGTTCTTGCCAAACTGGATGGGATTCAAAAATACACTGACAACCGTTACGTCGCAATCCTTGACCGAAGCCTTGATCAAGGCTCCGTGACCGTCGTGCAGAGCGCCCATGGTGGGCACAAGACCAATAGTCTTGCCCTGCTGAGCCAACGGCTTCAGGGTTTTACGTAGAACATCGATTGAAGTGATGACTTGCATTATTTACCTTCTGGAACAAAATAAGTCGTTTGCCTGGGGCATTCTGCGATAGCATTCAGCACCAGCTGTAGGTGGGATTCGTTATGTACAAAATCGATATTGTCGGTATTGATGATCAACACCGGAGCATAGGGATAATTCCAAAAGAACTGATCATACCGGTCCATCAGGGACTGGAGGTATGACCCCTCGATGGTCTTTTCCATGGGGCGACCACGACCCTTAATTCGGTTTAGCAAGGTAGGTACGCTGGCCTGCAGGTAGACCACCAGGTCAGGGCGGGGAATGTCCCTATTCAAGGCCATGGCCACCTGTTCGTACATGGTAAACTCGCTATCCGTCAAATTCTGCGCAGCAAAAATCGGATCCTTTTCGTAAGTGTAGTCACTGACCCGCAGTTCATGGAACATGTCGCTCTGCATGGCGCTATTCTGCAATTGCTTGTGACGTTCCAGCAAGAAGAACAATTGTGTCTGGAAGGCGTAAGCCGACTTGTTCTGGTAGAACTTTTCCAAAAACGGGTTTTCGGCAAAATTTTCCTCGATGAACATGGCATTCCACCTCTCCGAAATAATCTTCGCGAGAGTAGACTTTCCCACACCGATAACGCCTTCGATGGCCAGGAAATGCACACCTTTTTCTACTAGCATATTACGCTTCCTCCGAGGTGACTACGCGGAAAGGAATTTTCTCCTCTTTCAGGAGAAGTCTCGTCAGAAGGTCAGAAACCTTGGAATCCATCTGGGGATCCACCCACTCCGGGGCAATATCATTCAAGGGAACCAACACGAACTGGCGGTTAACAATCTGCGGGTGAGGCAATGTAGGAATTCCCCGGCTCACCTCGTTTCCAAAGTAGAGCAAGTCAAGGTCAATTTCCCTGGAATTCCAGTGCCCACGGTACTTACGTCCCAAAATGAACTCTGAACCTTTCAGATAATTCAGCAAACGTTCCGACGTTCCCGAATACCAGAACGAGACAACCTGATTCAGGTAGGGACCCTGCCCCTCCGGACCAACCGGCGGAGTTTCATAAATCGGGCTTTCTTTCCAGCCACCCTTAGACACCTTGCGGAGCATATCGCGCCCCTCACTCAGGTGAGCGGAACGATTGGGCAAATTGGACCCCAGGGCAACAAATACACGTTCTAGTGAATTCACGCTGGTAAATATAACTATTCAAATTGTCACTAAGTTGACACCCCCATTTTTTCGGCACCCCCAAAAAGTTTTTTTATAAAATCTGACCTTTTTTATGACAATCCCCATATAATTAATTATAATTAGCGACGTTCGGTCGACATTCGGCCGCATTCATATTTTTTTTCAAATTTTTCATATCGAAAATTATTCATCCGTCCATTTTGGGAATAATCCAAATACTGCAGATGAATAAAGTCGCATTTTAATACGTCAATTCTTATTTAATAGGACACAATCGTGGCTCCCATCAAAAAAACGACTAAAAGTACCCACTTGGCCGACCAAGAATCCACAGGCATGGAAGTTCCTGCCGAACTCCGCGAAGGCATTGAACTCCCCGTCCAGGCAGAACCGGCTCCCGAAGGAAAACCCGCAAAGCGGGCTCCTCGAGCAAAGGCTGCAAAGAATGACGATGAGAAAAAAGCAAACAGGAAAGTCGAACGGATAAAGGAAAAGAACAACGTTCAGGAAGTTTCCGCCGAAAAGCAGGCCGACACAGCACCCGTTGAAACAGCGAAGGCCGAAAAAGAACCGGCAGCCGTTCCCGCAGAAATTAGCGCAGTTCCCGCAGCAGAAACCGCTCCCGCAACGGATTCCGCACAGAATGCAGATGGTCAGCAGGCAGAAACTCAGGCCACCGCAGATCCTAGCGCAGCCCAGGACGGCACCTCCGAAAACGCATCTGCAGACGGTCAGCAGAGACCCCAGCAGAAAGAACGCTTCAACAAGTACGACAAGAAGAACAAGTTTAACAAGTTCGACAAGAACAACCGCAACAACAATAACAACAACCGCCCCCAGCAGCAGGAAGAACAGGAAGACACCGTGCCGATGCCGGATCCGGATTCCGAAGCCTGGTGCAAGGCTCGCGATTGCTGGGCCAAGTACCGCAAGATGACCATGAGCGACTTGCAGGAACTGGCAAGCCAGAAAGAAAATCTGGACTTCCGCCGTTACCGCAAGCAGTCCCTGGGCCTTCTGCTCCAGAGCCTGGAAAACGAAAACAACATCGTTTACGCCGAAGGCCTTTTGGAAGTCACCCCGCAGGGTCACGGTTTCCTCCGCAATACCGAATTCAACTACCAGCAGGGTCCCGATGACGTTTATGTGAGCCAGAACCTGATTCGCCGTTTCGGCCTGAAGGTTGGCGACACCGTTGCAGGTCTTGCACGCCCCCCCCGCGATGGCGACAAGTTCTATGCCCTCCGCCGCGTAGACAAGGTCAACTTTGACGATCCCGAAAAGATCAAGCGCCGCGTAGCATTTGAATACCTGACTCCCATCCATCCTAACGAAAAGATCAACCTGGAATGGGACCAGGACGAATTGACCACCCGCGTCATGGATTTGTTCAGCCCCATCGGTAAGGGTCAGCGTTCCATTATCCTGGCTCCTCCCCGTACCGGTAAGACAATCCTCCTGCAGAACATGACCCGCGCCATTGCAGCAAACCATCCTGAATGCATCATCATGGTGTTGCTCATTGACGAACGTCCCGAAGAAGTGACGGAAATGCGCGAAATCGTAGGCAAGCTGGTAGAAAAGAACCCCGCCCTGAAGGCAGAAGTCGTTGCATCCACTTTCGACGAACCTCCTGACCATCACGCCCGCGTGGCCACCATGGTCCTGGAAAAGGCCAAGCGCCTGGTGGAACAGCAGAAGGATGTGGTTGTGCTTCTGGACTCCATTACCCGCTTTGCACGCGCCAACAACGTAGTGATTCCCCACTCCGGCAAGATTCTTTCTGGCGGTGTGGACGCCATGGCCATGCAGTTCCCCAAGAAGTTCTTTGGTGCAGCCCGTAAGATTGCCGACAAGCTTGGCGATTTCCAGAAGGACACCAACGGTCAGATGATTTACACCTCCGCAGGTGAACCCGTTCGTGAAGTCATCCAGAAGAACGGCTCCCTTACCATTATCGGAACCGCCCTGATCGAAACCGGCAGCCGCATGGACGAAGTGATCTTTGAAGAATTCAAGGGCACAGGTAACATGGAACTGGTTCTGGACCGTCGCCTTGCCGAAAAGCGCACCTGGCCCGCAATCGATATCTTTAAGTCCGGCACCCGTAAGGAAGACCGTCTGCTTTCTCTGTACGAACAGAACATCCTCTGGAGCGTTCGTCAAAGCATGCAGAACGATACCGAAAACGGCATCATGGACAAGCTAATCAAGTGGATGAAGCAGTATAAGAGCAATGCCGATCTGCTGGAATTCCTCCGCAAGGCCAAGGACAGCGTCAGGTAAAAATCAACGAAGTTGATTTTTACCTAATTATGAATTACGATTTATGAATTACGAGAATAAGAAAGGCGGCTACGCCGCGATTATTCGTCTCATAATTTAAAATTCATAAATTATAACTGAAAATTTTCACTTTTTTAAAAACAACGAACTATGGTTAATAAAATTTTCTTCGCTGGCACCGGCAACATGGGCGGTGCAATTCTCCGCGGCCTCCTGCAGGCTGGTAACGACCCCAAGTCTATTTTCTTCTTCGATCCCAGCGACAAGGCTGCCGCAGAAGTTTCTGCACTGGGTTGCGTCCGCGTAGCAAGCTTCGCAGAAGGCGTCAACAACGCCGATGTCACCTTCCTTTGCGTAAAGCCCCAGATCTTTAAGTTGGTCAGCGCCGAATGGAAGGCTGCAGCCGACGCCATCGCAAACGAAAAGACCTTCATCAGCATTATGGCTGGCGTTACCCGCGCCGCCCTGACCGACGTTCTTGGCGCAAAGAACCAGGTTCTCCGCGTCATGCCCAACCTGCCCCTCACTGTGGGCAAGGGTTCCGTAGGTCTCGCTACCGACGGCGTTACCGAGGCCACCCTCGCTACCGCAGAAAAGATTTTCGGCAACATCGGCGTTACCTGCCGCGTGGCAGAAAGCCTGATGGACGCAGTGACCGGTCTTTCCGGCAGTGCTCCCGCATACGTCTTCGAATTCATTGAAGCATTGACCCGCGGTGGCGTAAAGGCCGGCCTTACCCGCGATGTCGCCTTGAAGCTGGCCCTCGGCACCATCGAAGGCAGCGTCGAACTGGTGAAGCAGTCCGGCAAGAGCCCCAGCGACTTGTGCGCCATGGTCTGCTCTCCCGCAGGCACCACCATCGCAGGCATCAACGCCCTGGAAGAAGGCGCATTCCGCAGCACCGTCATGAAGGCTGTGGTTGCAGGCACCGAACGCAGCAAGGAACTGGGCAAGTAAAGTTTAAAGGATAAAGGATAAAGGTAAGAGTTTAAAGCGAGTTTCTTTCTACTTTAAGCTCTACGCTTTACGCTAAATCATGCTCATCGATTTTTTCACCCAGGAGACTCCGACGTCCTCGTTCATCCAGGACGTTTTCTCCACGGTGAATTACGATGTCAACCTGCACATTACCGACACCTACGCGGGTGCGGATTTTCTTTTAAAGTCCGTCGACAAATTAAGCCCCCTCGTCATCTGGGATCTGGATTCCTTTAGCGACAACTTACAGGCACTGACCCAAATTCGCGAAAAGAATCCGGACACATTGATTCTTGTTTATGGGGAATCGCTGGACAGGTACAGCGAACTTTCCAATAAACTGTATGATATCATCCTATCTGTCGAAGCCATAAAGCTTCATCTGATGAGCAAGATTTCCAAACTAAAGGAAATCTACAACGCCCGCAAAGTCTTTAGCGAACGCATGAGCCATCTGGTAGGAAACAGCGATGCCATGCAAAAGCTGCGCAAATCCGTAGAACGCGCCATTATCCACACCGGCCCCGTACTGATCCAGGGAGAAACCGGCGTCGGTAAGGAACTGATTGCCCGAGCCGTCTCCTGCGTCTACGACAAGTTCGTAACGGTCAACTGCAGCGCCATTCCCGACAACCTTTTTGAAAGCGAACTGTTCGGCCACACCCGCGGAGCCTTTACCGGCGCCCAGAACGAACGCATCGGCCTTTTCGAAGCCGCCGATGGAGGCGCCATCTTCCTAGACGAAATTGGCGATATGCCGTTGCACACCCAGGTCAAACTGCTGCGAGTGCTGCAGAACAAGGAAATCCGCCCCATCGGAGCCAACAAGACAAAGCATATCGACGTGCGATTCATCGCGGCAACCAATCGCGACCTAAAGGAAGCCGTCCGCAACAAGACTTTCCGCGAAGACCTTTACTACCGTCTCAGCGTCATCCCCCTCAAGATATCACCCCTCCGCGAACGCCGCGAAGATATCGAGGATCTGGCCAACTATTTCATCCAGCAGTATCAGGCCCCCGGCGAGCAGTTCACCCTTTCCAGGGCCGCCCTGGAAAAACTGCAAAAACACCCCTGGCCCGGCAACATCCGCGAACTGGAAAACGTCATCCAGCGAGCCCTCTGTTTCGCAACGTCCACCCTCATTTCTCCCGAAGATTTACAGTTGGACGAACCCCAGGATTCCCCCAAGATCCAGGACATTCCCGCAGCCGAAACCTACGACGAATTCCGCGAAATGCAACTGGACCAGGAACGGGAATTCCTTAGGAACAAGATCCGCGAAAACAACGGTTCTGTACGCGCCACCGCCGAACAGCTGGGCCTATTGCGCACCGCCCTCTACAACCGTCTGAGCCACCTCGGCATCGATGTGAAAGATTTAAAATAATTAGAATCGCTGGATTCTAAAGCCCTTACGGCGAAGCAGTTCTATCACGTTGTCTTCATCCAAGGCCAAGTGGGCAGCCCCGATTACCACAAATACATTTCTGTCTTCTTCTAGGAACTGCGCAATGGAGCCTGCCATCTTGGCATTGCGACTGGTATAAATTCGTTCTTCCAAG encodes the following:
- the panC gene encoding pantoate--beta-alanine ligase, producing the protein MQVITSIDVLRKTLKPLAQQGKTIGLVPTMGALHDGHGALIKASVKDCDVTVVSVFLNPIQFGKNEDLDKYPKRLEADAKLAESIGADYVFAPSVAEMYPDGDPLTMVRDETLESMYCGAYRPGHFRGVLTVVSKLFLISGAHHAYFGEKDYQQVFLIERMVKDLNFDIQIHRVKIVREESGLALSSRNEYLSEEEKARALGISGGLKQAKDAFDAGERSVAKLRDFVLKSILAARGTVQFVEVVNQKTLQKFSAGMLAPEDKVVILVAAFFGKTRLIDNIELN
- the rho gene encoding transcription termination factor Rho, whose product is MAPIKKTTKSTHLADQESTGMEVPAELREGIELPVQAEPAPEGKPAKRAPRAKAAKNDDEKKANRKVERIKEKNNVQEVSAEKQADTAPVETAKAEKEPAAVPAEISAVPAAETAPATDSAQNADGQQAETQATADPSAAQDGTSENASADGQQRPQQKERFNKYDKKNKFNKFDKNNRNNNNNNRPQQQEEQEDTVPMPDPDSEAWCKARDCWAKYRKMTMSDLQELASQKENLDFRRYRKQSLGLLLQSLENENNIVYAEGLLEVTPQGHGFLRNTEFNYQQGPDDVYVSQNLIRRFGLKVGDTVAGLARPPRDGDKFYALRRVDKVNFDDPEKIKRRVAFEYLTPIHPNEKINLEWDQDELTTRVMDLFSPIGKGQRSIILAPPRTGKTILLQNMTRAIAANHPECIIMVLLIDERPEEVTEMREIVGKLVEKNPALKAEVVASTFDEPPDHHARVATMVLEKAKRLVEQQKDVVVLLDSITRFARANNVVIPHSGKILSGGVDAMAMQFPKKFFGAARKIADKLGDFQKDTNGQMIYTSAGEPVREVIQKNGSLTIIGTALIETGSRMDEVIFEEFKGTGNMELVLDRRLAEKRTWPAIDIFKSGTRKEDRLLSLYEQNILWSVRQSMQNDTENGIMDKLIKWMKQYKSNADLLEFLRKAKDSVR
- a CDS encoding DNA translocase FtsK, with protein sequence MATQRKTSGSKRGSKGNKKGKSSSTNPVDDGQGFGLVLGGWFLFAIGVLLLLGCVSSVYSGTHGNWLGPYLGKMIPDGVTLLFGKVSVLFFTVSLILWGLGLAFSGIRGRLIRYGLGLTLISLDLSFLLALKNYGLAQVSEDVLALSGGILGQFFTQNIAIPVFGAESCIAPLIILAVTFLLILVLSFGLRPRHFYFIVQGTKWIQNTFRKKEPLEGEVVDASGTQSNISMKRSRGADLDRAVDAGVLPKGAYMDDNTVMLQPDEFKIRRKGKVVPFSGRNNWLGTMDGVAPVPATPTQENPVVRNPVEIAPEPLPEPTMNVAGEYNMDEDPEIRRLEEYLRVNGRNMNALEIVEVKDRIAALRRAREVIAWEKEHRGRMQVKGDVRREDGKPSMATEAIVDVPVADPEPTRVAGVAAEADDAAEKTLTPSFDPESLLGGDGGRDETCAPVVYGADDGAEDDGEGFVASEDSLGGTLNGCKAAPIPQPDPTEVYDEYKVPSIGDILNDHEAQTADYTEEELNAIGKMLEEKLENFKVKGHVIGCETGPMITRFEVEPGPGVKVSRFTALQEDLAMPLRVTSVRILAPIPGKAAVGIEIPNRKFQTVFSKDVFESEKFKPSPEKILVALGKDITGEAFTMDLAKAPHLLIAGQTGSGKSVCINALMASMLFSKTPDELRMILVDPKAVELKMYESIPHLLAPVITKPEIAIQALQWLCYEMDRRTEVLATAKVRNIGGFNAKYEAGELPDDIPEQDKGHRMPFIVVIIDEMADLMMVAGKEIEKSVARLAAKARAVGIHLVLATQRPSVKVITGIIKANLPTRISFKVASQIDARTVMDHAGAEKLLGRGDMLFKAVNDPDPVRVHGAFLSDEEAEKLADACSNQNVFFPQVESFDVSEGVDGDDDGEGGKQLGKLDPLLFDVACWAIEVSGLSTSAVQRHFSVGYSRAGKIVDQLYGLGVCGPSKGNSKPRAMLVGMDELMQMERSGTFR
- the proC gene encoding pyrroline-5-carboxylate reductase — its product is MVNKIFFAGTGNMGGAILRGLLQAGNDPKSIFFFDPSDKAAAEVSALGCVRVASFAEGVNNADVTFLCVKPQIFKLVSAEWKAAADAIANEKTFISIMAGVTRAALTDVLGAKNQVLRVMPNLPLTVGKGSVGLATDGVTEATLATAEKIFGNIGVTCRVAESLMDAVTGLSGSAPAYVFEFIEALTRGGVKAGLTRDVALKLALGTIEGSVELVKQSGKSPSDLCAMVCSPAGTTIAGINALEEGAFRSTVMKAVVAGTERSKELGK
- a CDS encoding deoxynucleoside kinase, yielding MLVEKGVHFLAIEGVIGVGKSTLAKIISERWNAMFIEENFAENPFLEKFYQNKSAYAFQTQLFFLLERHKQLQNSAMQSDMFHELRVSDYTYEKDPIFAAQNLTDSEFTMYEQVAMALNRDIPRPDLVVYLQASVPTLLNRIKGRGRPMEKTIEGSYLQSLMDRYDQFFWNYPYAPVLIINTDNIDFVHNESHLQLVLNAIAECPRQTTYFVPEGK
- the folK gene encoding 2-amino-4-hydroxy-6-hydroxymethyldihydropteridine diphosphokinase gives rise to the protein MNSLERVFVALGSNLPNRSAHLSEGRDMLRKVSKGGWKESPIYETPPVGPEGQGPYLNQVVSFWYSGTSERLLNYLKGSEFILGRKYRGHWNSREIDLDLLYFGNEVSRGIPTLPHPQIVNRQFVLVPLNDIAPEWVDPQMDSKVSDLLTRLLLKEEKIPFRVVTSEEA
- a CDS encoding adenylate/guanylate cyclase domain-containing protein, yielding MEEKNSRNEQKQIKISKRIKKVASGLLISAFFVFIILIFGSTQNDITGMTRNGAESLENIFYDLFFKGVTNTKDEEDEQVDDKISLENNSDPNIIIVDIDEPSLAKLGPYNEWDRSIHANVVRHLNEGGASAIGFDILLKSADFGSKKAGQVNTLLSNISPKSNWDSLKPSIRAFFNYDSMLVAAIKAGGNSIVCDMFDDAKSYKHESQWRPLSSKERADEVGYSSVFRNDQIDKIDQVEPKELLDNIFPELAQAGTKLGSVNAYPDLDGVVRRVSMLYRFPSPELYPDDTSMVYSTMSLMTILHLFGQKPENVQIKMGQYIDLGKPFGIYRDSAGIYHTTYPNFSYPMFLALHSALADADFQKKAAKDFIDISSKIVARKDSQGQLTFEIFEGQYLNERLSQELLNISEETLAMVKEDAPVNLNYGMTLSFDDEDNSGNRFILNDPEEGDDIIINRYIVKTIQYFQDSIQRIPANRSIHLSMDMDIRYDRSTKKWKSNQLILSDEVIRDIKLTENLAIKNLAPGEEMRFGPVKRVPIDKFGRYQVNYKGHYKTTVGQRTFQHLSYYDVSNGRVDPSLYQGKIFILGSAAAALFDFVSGPHEENYPAVLIHATIIKNILDGDYVTTLSEHKQQIIVLLLAVFSLLIGLCFKSNISVPISLLSMIIYTYVAYNFFDHGLYIGVSRPLSTMLLINITTLVVQFYFENKEKRFINDAFKQYISPALIDAMVNNEIMPTLGGEKSNITAYFTDIASFSTFSEKIGDPRKLVDLLNEYLTAMTDTLLQNEGTLDKYEGDAIIAFFGAPMPLENHAQSACDTAVDMQRKLKMLRKKWASEGNKWPKIVHDMHMRIGINSGDIVTGNMGSTMRKNYTMMGDAVNLAARLESAAKQYGAYIQISEDTEQQLDKSRFIYRSLDTIRVVGKSQPVKTFELLEHVGCENESQLQQLVKLWEEARQYYLAMKWDTALQMFNMCLELEPHHPDRDPGSKTTPSHVYIERCIAYKQHPPVTEGEEWDGVFTATEK